CAGTGTGGGAGTAACGACTACTCAAGGAGACGAGGCCCAGCGATCGGATATCGTACGCGATGCCTACATGATCGATGGTGCTGGCACCAAGGTGTGCGTGCTGTCTGATAGCTACGACACGGCTCTTGGTGGCACAGGAGCTTCCAACAACGTACTCAATGGCGACCTTCCCGGAGCCAGCAATGCAGTCTATCCTCTACCAGTGGATGTGATACAAGAATATCCCTATGGAATCGCTTCTGACGAAGGAAGGGCCATGCTCCAGATCGTGCATGATGTGGCCCCCGGTGCAGAACTCGGATTCAGGACCGGAGTGATCAGCGAAGGTGACTTGGCTCAAGGTGTCCTCGAATTGGATTCTGCTGGATGTGATGTCATTGTGGATGATATATCATTCTTGACCTCTCCTTTCTTCCAAGATGGAGTGATCGCCCAAGCCGTGGAACAGGTTTCGGCCGGAGGTACATCCTATTTCGTGGCCGGAGGGAATTTCGATGACAATTCCTATACCGGTGACTTCGATGCAACGATCGCACCGTTAGGCTTTGAAGGCCAAGTGCATGATTTCGGAGGTGGGGATATCCGGCAGAAACTTACCTTATCTCCAGGAGTCTATACCATCGTATTGCAATGGCAGGATAGCATCTACTCCAACGGTCAGACGTTGACCGGTACGACCAATGACCTAGACATATTCTTGACCAATGAACTCGGCACGGAATACTTCGGTTTCAACAGGAACAATATCGGAGGGGACCCATTGGAAGTTCTTCCGTTCACTGTACCCGGTGACAGTACAGTGGAGGCCAACATCATGATCGTCAGACCCCAAGGAAGTGGACCAGTCACTTTCAAATACATGGCTTTCAGAGGAGATCCACAGATCACGGAATTCGCCCAGGGTAGCTCGACCATCGTGGGTCAGGCCAATGCAGAATCGTCTATTACATTAGGTGCGGTCAACTACTGGCAGACTCCTGATTTCGGAGTCGACCCTCCGGTGATTGCCAGTTTCTCTTCTCAAGGTGGTACTCCAGTGAATGGCATAGTCAGAGAAAAACCAGACCTCACCGCCCCGAATGGCGGTAACACTACCATCGATCTAGGTTCTGGGGATGTGGATGGTGACGTCTTCCCTAATTTCTTCGGCACCTCGGCTGCAGCACCTCATGCAGCAGGAGTCGGAGCACTTCTACTTCAGGCGAAGAACGATTTCTATGCTGAGACGATAACTCCAAGTGAGATGAAATCCATCTTGGTCAGTACAGCATTGGATATGGGTGACCCTGGATTCGATCTGGAGTCTGGATCGGGTCTTTTACGTGCTGATGAGGCCATGCTGACCCTGGCGGCACCCATACCTGACCTGATATCATTGGCTTTGGATGACAGCACCCAGACCCCAGGTCAGGATACTCTCGGGTTCCAGGTCATCGGTGACTATTTCACCGCTAGTTCGGTCATCGTATTCGGTGATGACACCTTACCCACTACCTATATCAATAGCAGTTTATTGACTAGTATGGTCGACCCATTCACAGGCGACCCTGGACTCTACGTCTACACTCCTCCTTTCACGCCTTCATTGGATGATGGAGGTAACTCGGATACCTTGAGTTTCTTCGGGGATCAGCCGGTAGCGGTCGTCATTACAGCCGATGATAAATCCAAACTCTTTGGATATGCGCTGCCCACATTCACTGCCACTGTCACCTTGAATGGAGCGACACTGGAAGACCTCGGTCAGTCCTTGAGCGATGTAGGTATCGATAGTATCGCTTTCCAGACTACGGCCACAAGCATGAGTCCAAGTGATTTCTATATCATCACTCCAGAGATATTCTTGACCGATAGCAGTGCCCTGGACAACTTCACCTATGAAACGGTCAACGGTGTACTCAATGTAGAGAAACTCCCACTGACCATCCTTCCTAAGGATACCACGGTAGTCTATGGAGATAAATTGGATGGTCAGGAATTCTCCTTTGACTACATCTACGATGATTCAGGAATTCCATTGGATGAGCGCGCGGCTTTCCTACAGGCTCTTGAAGATGAACATCGAGCTACAACGACCAACGCCATCGGTTTGATCAGTGATACCGTATTGGTAGATGACCGTGGAGTGATACGCGATGACTTCGTCAATCTCGGATTCTTGGCTACACAGCGAGCAGTGGTCAGCGCACGACCTCAAGTGACCCAACGACCGGTGGTGAGTGACTTCACCTTTGACACGACTCTGGTCGTTGATGTTTCCCCTGCTTCCCTATTTGCCTATCAATTGGATTCGGCAGAAGCTGACCTTTTTGCTACAGGACCCCTTCTGAATACCCAGCGTGCGGTGGTCAGTCAACGGGCAGTGGTGAGCGGTCTGGCCAAGATCGACCAGCGGCCTGTGGTAAGTGGATCGACCATTCTGAATAGTGCCTCATCCGGTAACAGTGGAGAATCCGATATCGTGGTGATATTCGATGAGAGCGATGCGGAAGCTCCGCCCAATGACACCATCGAAGTCTTCAAGTCGATCAATGTGATCACCGGCTTCGATGTCGGTACGCATTTCATTGCTTCGGCAGCCCTGCTGACCTCGAACTTCGAACTCCTGCTGGAAGTAGGAGATCTGACGGTGGTCGAGGCACCATTGACCGTGACACCTGATAGTATTACGGTGACTCAAGGTCA
The sequence above is a segment of the Flavobacteriales bacterium genome. Coding sequences within it:
- a CDS encoding S8 family serine peptidase, producing the protein YVITVSDPQTECFSTDTVWVGSDFEAPTVDAGDDRNLYCNSDGIYFGADTDNYPFEAEWSTPDGSFQEGKGSLDIWVTSPGTYIIDLTWLQNGCTDSDTVVVYPLEYPEVDAGPDTSILCTEGFIFLPALVDEDDVEYTWSTTNEGSFHQDTTASADVTIYSAGTYVLEAYDPDSDCSSTDTVEVSFDTYNPFLTVYAYEDRYIACDSWYGVYVVGTSDPPVDTYIWSSPTEGEFYQFSTESGEVEIYDPGIYVLEAIDENGCSATDTMEVFQSNESEFFFAEAGPPKLINCYLDSTTLEGEIYYEFEKNIEEGKGPEQGYENVEWYTFDGNIVSGQFTFNPVVDAPGTYYMIAYELEGGCEATDSTVVVQGPCILPYYPPLPEGKTEDIIGSELTSLFMNYDQETDTINKIFRIANDSVYIEVITIEGETAAAKNLLVNDTLYGMTDLIPNGLNPLIITGKFAIAKLDNLNSPPISDKTVYVRPVFPAVTSVGVTTTQGDEAQRSDIVRDAYMIDGAGTKVCVLSDSYDTALGGTGASNNVLNGDLPGASNAVYPLPVDVIQEYPYGIASDEGRAMLQIVHDVAPGAELGFRTGVISEGDLAQGVLELDSAGCDVIVDDISFLTSPFFQDGVIAQAVEQVSAGGTSYFVAGGNFDDNSYTGDFDATIAPLGFEGQVHDFGGGDIRQKLTLSPGVYTIVLQWQDSIYSNGQTLTGTTNDLDIFLTNELGTEYFGFNRNNIGGDPLEVLPFTVPGDSTVEANIMIVRPQGSGPVTFKYMAFRGDPQITEFAQGSSTIVGQANAESSITLGAVNYWQTPDFGVDPPVIASFSSQGGTPVNGIVREKPDLTAPNGGNTTIDLGSGDVDGDVFPNFFGTSAAAPHAAGVGALLLQAKNDFYAETITPSEMKSILVSTALDMGDPGFDLESGSGLLRADEAMLTLAAPIPDLISLALDDSTQTPGQDTLGFQVIGDYFTASSVIVFGDDTLPTTYINSSLLTSMVDPFTGDPGLYVYTPPFTPSLDDGGNSDTLSFFGDQPVAVVITADDKSKLFGYALPTFTATVTLNGATLEDLGQSLSDVGIDSIAFQTTATSMSPSDFYIITPEIFLTDSSALDNFTYETVNGVLNVEKLPLTILPKDTTVVYGDKLDGQEFSFDYIYDDSGIPLDERAAFLQALEDEHRATTTNAIGLISDTVLVDDRGVIRDDFVNLGFLATQRAVVSARPQVTQRPVVSDFTFDTTLVVDVSPASLFAYQLDSAEADLFATGPLLNTQRAVVSQRAVVSGLAKIDQRPVVSGSTILNSASSGNSGESDIVVIFDESDAEAPPNDTIEVFKSINVITGFDVGTHFIASAALLTSNFELLLEVGDLTVVEAPLTVTPDSITVTQGQIPEFTYFFTGLKFSDDPNVIFSGEATFTVLDSLGNVLPGPTYPTGTHTIVMSGLVQNEPQNYALTYATGVLRVLPSAIFVIADQACMTQNGPLPEFTYTVEGYPGNIEDILISDPVFLLAEAGGQEFYPAGQQWNIGIVPGTYILLPDSIVLEGQDDLEIIYVPNLMYVNPYGEGAMDVNVFVECIEPLGIPVLGYSHEVTFGYNNPNPITLCVPPGENNFLTSNGSYHVELPTLFHPGVNYFTGYFDNEDLWYTLKTYEEYTLNVNTTLAGPNTISCIPTIFFFKDNEETLLDVYPNPTQGEVTVRLDQELGVIEHLEVLNTMGVRQDIPLNFDRKGREMQIDLSSLPIGVYLIRAQSDQGLFTKRIFKE